The segment GTCTGCAAAGGTGCCGACAAACAATCCCGCTGTAATCGCGCCCGCCATACGTCCCGTGGAATTGCGGAGATCTGCTACATCGCTTTTGAGCATATCCCAGTATTCCGGATACGATGGCAGCGGCCACACATTCTCTCCCGCTTTCCGGGAAGCGGTGATCAGCTCCTGCATAAACACATCATCGTTGGTAACCGCTCCCGTCGCGGCCTGTCCCAGTGCCACCTCAACCGCGCCGGTTAATGTCGCTACATCGATAATTCGCTCGGCTCCCAGCGCCTTGGCATAGGTTACCCCGTCCGCCAGCACCATCCTCCCCTCGGCATCGGTGTTGAGCACCTCAACGGTCCGGCCGCTCAGCGTGGTGATCACATCGCCGGGCTTGACGGCATTGCCGTCTGGCATATTTTCTGCTGTTGGCACCACCATGACCACATTCACCTTGGGCCGGCGCTGTCCCAGCACCTCCATGACACCAAGGACGGCAGCAGCGCCGCCCATATCACCGATCATTTCCTCCATACCGCTGCCGCGTTTTAGAGAAATGCCTCCAGTATCAAAGGTAATCCCCTTGCCGACAAGTCCTGTCACATGCTCCCACGTATCTGTCCCCTGATACTTGATCACGATCATCTGAGGAGGGTGGGCACTGCCCTTGCCGACAGCCAGCAGCGCTCCCATGCCTAGCTGCGCCAATCTTTCTTCATTTATAATGTCCACTTCCATACCATACCGCTCAGCAAGCTCCAGCGCAGCTTGAGCCAGGTCTGAGGGGACCAGCAGATTGCCTGGCAGGTTCGTCAGACGGCGCGCCAGGACAACCCCATCGCCGATTGAGCTGCCCCAGCGAACCCCTTCCTCCCATGCCTCCAGAAAGCCGGGCTCCACCGGTCCATCCAGCTGAAACGTAATCTCCTCAAGCTGAGCCTGCTCCGGCTGCTCTCTCCGATAATGCTTAGCCCGTTGCGATCCCAAAATAAAGCCTTCGCACAGCGCCTGAGCGCATCCCTCCGCATCCTGCTCCACCATAAATTCCTGCATCGTAGAGGGAATGTCCATCTCCAGCCTTCTAGCCCCCAGCTTGATGGCGGCTCTTGCGGCATAAGCTGCCGCCTGGCGCAGCTCTCCAGCGGTCAAGGGGCCCTCCGTTCTGCCTGTCAGAATATAGGTCTCAAAGTGATCCTTTTTCCAGACTGGCAAGATATAGGTAGACCCCGGCTGGCCCTGAAAGAGTCTTTTTTCCACCAGAGATTGAAGTACCGGTTGAAGCTGGCGATCTAAACTGGCATGGAATATCTGATGTCTGCTGATCAGCAGCACTCGTGCATCGGGCCCCGCGCTTTCTAAAGGGTCGTGAATACTTCGCAGCTTCCATTTCATCGCTGTCCCTCCCTGTTTTGTATCTGCTCCGGATTTCACCATCCCTTTACCCTTTTCTTACTCTTGCGCAACATCCATAACTGGAAGCGTTATCATAAAGGTTGTCCCATTTCCGACCTGACTCTCTACTGCAATTGAACCTCCATGGTTCCGTACAATGCGATAGCTGACAGACAGTCCAAGTCCGGTCCCTCCCTCTTTTGTCGTAAAAAATGGATTAAACAGGTGATTCAGCGTATGATGGTCCATCCCCTTTCCATTGTCCGCAATTCGGATATGTACTTGCTTCTCCACCCGCGAGGCCCAAATTTCAATTCTGCCCTGAATGTGGCTGTGATCGCCGTCCATGGCGTCCAACGCGTTTTTGACCAGGTTCAGGATGACCTGCTTGATCTGCTTCACATCGACAGAGATGGCTGTTTCATCGACTTCATCCATATGGAGAACAATCTGACAGCCTTTCATAAGAGCCTCACTCTCTGTAAGAAGCGCAACCTCTTTTAGTAACGATAGCACCGAAATCATGGTCGTTTGGGGAGCAGACGGCTTGGATGAGTTTAAAAATTCGTATATGATATCGTTCGCACGATCAATTTCCATCAATATAATGCGTACATATTCATCTTTTCCCATCGTGATCAGGTGTGGACGAAGGAGCTGAATGAATCCGCGGATTGAGGTGAGAGGGTTCCGGATTTCGTGGGCAATCGAAGCTGATATTTTACCCAGCATGGCGAGCTTGTCGTTTTGGTAAGCGGTTTGCTCGATTTGTTTAAACTCGGATACGTCCTTGACACTTATTAAAAAATCTCCTTCCATCTGGTCACCGTACGTCATGGTAATGAGCCAGGATCGGCCGTATTCATCAACCAGCTCGTGGTTTTTTTTGCGGTGAAAGACGGTCTCGCGAAAAATCCGTATAATTTTCTTTCGTTTAAAGCGGGTAATTCCGGGATGTCTTAGCAGCTGTGTCAATGTGCACCCCGCCATAGATGTCCTAGGCACTCCCAGCAGTCTGGCCATCTGTACATTAACAAACGCAAGTACCCCTTCACTGTCAAAAAGAATAATTCCACTATCCAGGTTCTCCAGAATATTCTCATACTTATTTCTCACCAGCTGACTGCTTTGTAAAGCCCTCATGTCCTTCGGGCCGGCTTGTTGAACATCACTCAACAAACGAGCTCCCCCTCTCTCCATCAGATAATGAGGTCGAAAATGGTAACGGCATACGACAAAACAACATAACGGCGGCGGAAAAATTGTAAAATCTGTATTTTCTCCATCATAGTCACTGGAAGGAATAGCCGTCAATCAGAGAAACTGTCGAAATACATCAAATGTGCAAAAAAACGTTACGAGTTATGTAAAGGTAAATTTATATGGAAGAGCCGCCTTGTTCATAAAGTGCATGCTTCCGGCCTCTTGAGAGACTATTGTCGGGTTCGGTTTTTCGCGTTCATATGGCGCGGGGGCGGGCGGGCGACGCATCGGGTTCGGTTTTTCGCGTTCGTTTGGCGCGGGGGCGAGCGAGCGACGCATCGAGTTCGGTTTTTCGCATTCGTTTGGCGCGGGGGCAGGCGAGCGACGCATCGAGTTCAGTTTTTCGCGTTCATATGGCGCGGGGGCAGGCGTGCGACGCATCGAGTTCGGTTTTTCGCATACGATACACCTCCGGGCCGCCTCACGGCCCCCAACGGCAACAAAAAGGGGCTGTCCCTCAACGCACTGAAGCGTTCCCGGGACACCCCCTAGATCTATACTATGCCTTATGCTGAAGCTGCAGCCTGCGCTGACTCATCACCGCAAGCCGGCGCTTGAGCTCTCCTTGCCATTTCTCATCCTGCATCCATTTGGCTACGGCCAGGAGATCGAGAGACATGTCAATCTGGCTCTGTACAACCTCCAGCGCATCCTCGGATTCGCGGTTCACCACATTTTCGAAGATCGTCTCTTCATCTTCCATCACGTAGTCTTGAAAATCCACATGGGCTGCACCGTCGCCATGAGCGTATTCCGCGAGGATCTCATACTCATTCTCTACCCGATGATGAACTTCAATACGCTGACATACCGGACAAAACAACAGGGGAACATTATGCACCTGGGTCCGATAATGCTTCAATGTACCTTTTGTTCCCACCATACTAGCTCCGCAGCAAAAACTCATACTGTTCACCCTCCCCTGTCAATCCATAGCTTATGCTTTCGATATTGTATTCGCTTTCAGCCCCTATGATTCCTTCAAGCTGTCCCGCTTACCTCAAAATTGAGTCAAATGACCCTTACGTTATGTTATGAAAGAACTACACGAATATACAGATCCTATGCTAACCAGAATGTCTACTATCATATACACTAAACTTGCGCTACTTATATTTCAACCCCGCGGGGATCAATTAAACATCAATATTGAAACGAAAAAGCTCTCGTTCCCTTCCTCTATCAAGGGATTGAGAGCTTTCGTATGAAAAAGTCCAGGTTCAATTACAGGTTCGTGTCGCCTGGCTTCCAGTTCATTGCACACAGACCGCCGGATTGCAGAGCTTGCAGAACACGCAGCGTCTCTTCTACACTGCGGCCAACGTCATTGTGGTTAACGACTTGGTACTTCAGTTCGCCTTCCGGATCGATGATGAACAGGCCGCGCAGAGCTACGCCTTCTTCCTCGATCAGGACGCCGTAGTCACGAGCAACGTTCTTCGTGATGTCAGAAGCCAGCGGGAAGTTCAGCTGACCCAGGCCGTTAGCATCCTTGGAGGCATTGATCCAAGCCTTGTGGCTGTGAACAGAGTCCACGCTTACGCCCAGAACCTCAGTGTCCAATGTCTTGAATTGCTCATATGCATCGCTCAAAGCTGTAATTTCAGTAGGACATACAAAGGTGAAATCCAGCGGGTAGAAAAAGAATACAAGCCACTTGCCGCGGTAGTCGGACAGGCTGACTTTACCAAAGTCTTTGCCATCGCCGGATACGGTTTCCATTGTGAAATCTGGTGCAGCTTTACCAACCAAACGTTCTGCCATGATTGATTTTCCTCCTTAAGGTGTGCAAGCCAACAGCTTGTACATACACATAATTTATGTTCCGGGAACAGTTCCTTAATGATGTTATCATTGCAAAATGGCAAAGTCAAGATTATAGATGTTATTTTATTATAATCATTATAATTAAGGAAATCAGTTCATTACGCTTTGCGGATGGCCTTCGCAATCAGGTCGCCCATCTCTGTAGTGCTTAGCGCTTGGCTCTTGTCTACCGCAATGTCCGCAGTGCGGTGACCGGCATCCAGCACCTCAGCTACAGCCCGTTCAATCGCATCTGCAGCGTCGGAATAACCGAAGGTCAGACGGTACATCAGCGCTACCGAGAGGATCGTTGCAATCGGGTTCGCAAGGCCTTGGCCTGCGATGTCCGGAGCTGATCCGTGTACCGGCTCGTACAAGCCATAGCTGCCTTCGCCCATAGAAGCCGAAGCCAGCATGCCGATCGAGCCTGTCAGCATCGCGGCCTCGTCGCTCAGGATATCACCAAACATGTTCTCCGTTACGATGACATCAAAGCTTGCCGGGCGGCGCAGCAGCTGCATCGCACAATTGTCAACCAGGACATGCTCCAGCTCGATCTCCGGATACTCTGGCGCGATGCGGTTGACGGTTTCACGCCACAGGCGGGAGGTTTCCAGAACGTTCGCTTTATCGACCGAAGCCAGCTTCTTGCGGCGCTTGCCCGCAATTTCAAATGCCTGACGTACAATACGCTCGACCTCAGCCGTGTTGTATACGCAGGTATCTACTGCTTCTTCGCCGCCAGCACCTTCACGTCTGAACTTCTCACCGAAGTAGATTCCACCAGTCAGCTCACGGACAACCATCAGGTCGGTGCCTTCCAGCACTTCCGGCTTCAAGGTGGACGCATCCTTTAAGCAATCAAAAATAACGGCCGGACGAAGGTTCGAGAATAGTCCCAGCTCTTTGCGAATGCCGAGCAGACCGGTTTCAGGACGCAGCTCCTTCGAATTATTGTCCCACTTCGGACCGCCAACCGCTCCAAGCAGCACCGCATCCGCATTCTTACACACCTCCAGCGTTTCCGCCGGCAGTGGAGTTCCCTTCTCGTCAATGGCAATGCCGCCAAACAGAGCATGCTCTGTGCTGAAGGAGTACCCGAAAACCTCTTCCGTTACCTTTATAATTTTCTCTGCCTCTGCTACAACCTCGGGACCAATCCCGTCCCCAGCAATAACCGCAATTTTCTTCGTTTCTGACATGTAAATCCACTCCTTCATATGTAAATGCGTAATTCATCCGTTTTATCCTACTCACTGTTGTATCATAGTTTAGTCAAGCTTGACCAAGATATAGAATCTATGAACTTAATAAGCTTTGCCTATAAGTTAGCTGCATTCTCCTAAATTTGCTATCATCCGTGATCCTTCTTTAGAATAGAGAGAAGTACGCTGCAGTTCATTAAACTACGAAGGAGATGACAAGATGCAATTTGCTCCGCTCGGAAAATCCGGCATGAAGGTCAGCCGCCTCTGTTTAGGCACCATGAATTTTGGACCTGTCACTGATGAAAAAGAGGCCTTCCGGATTATGGATACTGCGCTGGATGCCGGCATTAATTTTTTTGACACCGCCAATGTGTATGGCTGGGGTGAGAATTCCGGTTTGACAGAAAGCATTATCGGACGCTGGTTTCAGCAGGGCGGCGGACGCCGGGAGAAGGTGGTCCTCGCCACCAAAATGTACGGCACGATGAGCGATCCATTAGATGGACCGAACGATCATGCCGG is part of the Paenibacillus algicola genome and harbors:
- a CDS encoding ATP-binding protein yields the protein MLSDVQQAGPKDMRALQSSQLVRNKYENILENLDSGIILFDSEGVLAFVNVQMARLLGVPRTSMAGCTLTQLLRHPGITRFKRKKIIRIFRETVFHRKKNHELVDEYGRSWLITMTYGDQMEGDFLISVKDVSEFKQIEQTAYQNDKLAMLGKISASIAHEIRNPLTSIRGFIQLLRPHLITMGKDEYVRIILMEIDRANDIIYEFLNSSKPSAPQTTMISVLSLLKEVALLTESEALMKGCQIVLHMDEVDETAISVDVKQIKQVILNLVKNALDAMDGDHSHIQGRIEIWASRVEKQVHIRIADNGKGMDHHTLNHLFNPFFTTKEGGTGLGLSVSYRIVRNHGGSIAVESQVGNGTTFMITLPVMDVAQE
- a CDS encoding leucyl aminopeptidase, with translation MKWKLRSIHDPLESAGPDARVLLISRHQIFHASLDRQLQPVLQSLVEKRLFQGQPGSTYILPVWKKDHFETYILTGRTEGPLTAGELRQAAAYAARAAIKLGARRLEMDIPSTMQEFMVEQDAEGCAQALCEGFILGSQRAKHYRREQPEQAQLEEITFQLDGPVEPGFLEAWEEGVRWGSSIGDGVVLARRLTNLPGNLLVPSDLAQAALELAERYGMEVDIINEERLAQLGMGALLAVGKGSAHPPQMIVIKYQGTDTWEHVTGLVGKGITFDTGGISLKRGSGMEEMIGDMGGAAAVLGVMEVLGQRRPKVNVVMVVPTAENMPDGNAVKPGDVITTLSGRTVEVLNTDAEGRMVLADGVTYAKALGAERIIDVATLTGAVEVALGQAATGAVTNDDVFMQELITASRKAGENVWPLPSYPEYWDMLKSDVADLRNSTGRMAGAITAGLFVGTFADGLPWIHLDIAGTSWSRKESGLEAKGGTGVMVRTLTEWVRSQEEIFDIRP
- a CDS encoding peroxiredoxin produces the protein MAERLVGKAAPDFTMETVSGDGKDFGKVSLSDYRGKWLVFFFYPLDFTFVCPTEITALSDAYEQFKTLDTEVLGVSVDSVHSHKAWINASKDANGLGQLNFPLASDITKNVARDYGVLIEEEGVALRGLFIIDPEGELKYQVVNHNDVGRSVEETLRVLQALQSGGLCAMNWKPGDTNL
- the leuB gene encoding 3-isopropylmalate dehydrogenase, with the protein product MSETKKIAVIAGDGIGPEVVAEAEKIIKVTEEVFGYSFSTEHALFGGIAIDEKGTPLPAETLEVCKNADAVLLGAVGGPKWDNNSKELRPETGLLGIRKELGLFSNLRPAVIFDCLKDASTLKPEVLEGTDLMVVRELTGGIYFGEKFRREGAGGEEAVDTCVYNTAEVERIVRQAFEIAGKRRKKLASVDKANVLETSRLWRETVNRIAPEYPEIELEHVLVDNCAMQLLRRPASFDVIVTENMFGDILSDEAAMLTGSIGMLASASMGEGSYGLYEPVHGSAPDIAGQGLANPIATILSVALMYRLTFGYSDAADAIERAVAEVLDAGHRTADIAVDKSQALSTTEMGDLIAKAIRKA